CATCGAGAGTTAGTGTCCCAGGGGTTAGGGTTATTGAATTTGCTAATATTGTGATCCCTGTATCTGAATGTAGATCGGTCTTTATCTTTACTATCCCTGGATTTATATCCAGGAATATTGCGTGCTTGGCCACCTTTATGTTGCTCTCGAATAGTCTGAAGGCCATTATCATGAGATATTGGGGCATATAGATTAATGCGAAATAGAGAATTTTCCAAATTAGATGCCTCGAGTGTCTTATGTCATCTGTCAAGAAATCTCTAAGGTAGAAGGATATTAATCCCGTTGTTGGGAGACCCATCAATATCCCATACAAAGTTAAGTCTCCCGTTATTCCGAGCCAGAAAGCAAAGAGGGCAATCCATGTTATTACAAATCTCTCCCATGGAGGGAGTTTCTGCATCTCATAGATCTCATATGTATATCTCTTTCTTACCTCCTCAATTCTCTTCCTTAGGTAGAGGGGCATTCGCGTCATTTAGAGAGCCTCCTGATTTCCTGGGCGATCTTTGGAAGCACTTCTCCTGCTTTACCTTTTAGGAAGAAATCTGCTATTGGGGTTATTGCGGAGTTCTCGATATTCACCTCTACCACGGTTCCTCCAGATTCCTTGACTATGTAGGGAACATAAGCTGCTGGATAAACCAAGCCACTTGTCCCAATCACGATAATGACATCAGACTTTTCAGCCAGCCTGAAGGCTTCATTGAGCTCTTTCTCTGGTAAGGGTTCGCCGAACCACACAACATCAGGCCTCAAGAGGGAACCACAGTTTGGACACTTTGGGAGATCCTCCTCAAGTATCTCCTCTAGTAATCGTTTACCCTTTACGTATTCCTTGAAATCACACTTCGTGCACCTAACTCTAAATATGTTTCCATGAAGTTCTATCAGGTTTTCAGTTCCTGCCTCCCTGTGCAGGTCATCAACATTCTGGGTTATAACGGCCTTTATTATTCCAAGCTTTTCCAACTCGGCCAACGCCATATGGGCGGGATTTGGCCTTGCCTCTAATATCTTTTTGATTCTCCACTTATAGAACTCCCAGACGAGTTTCGGATTCCTCTTAAAGGCTTCAGGCGTTGCCAACTCCTCTGGCCTATACCTGTTCCAAAGTCCATTCTTACCTCTAAACGTTGGAATTCCACTTTCGGCGCTTATACCTGCCCCGGTAAAGGCTATGGCAAATTTAGCTGAGACGAGTAACCTCGCAACTTCCTTGATCATCGCTAATTATTTCCGAAAATATCCTTAAAATAATTCCCGAAGGTTTTTTATATTCATCTAGGAAGCATGAACCATGCAACATGTTATAGCTCTTCATCAAGTTTACGGTGAGTT
The window above is part of the Pyrococcus sp. NA2 genome. Proteins encoded here:
- a CDS encoding Na+/H+ antiporter subunit E: MTRMPLYLRKRIEEVRKRYTYEIYEMQKLPPWERFVITWIALFAFWLGITGDLTLYGILMGLPTTGLISFYLRDFLTDDIRHSRHLIWKILYFALIYMPQYLMIMAFRLFESNIKVAKHAIFLDINPGIVKIKTDLHSDTGITILANSITLTPGTLTLDVVRKLDGTYLYVHWINVETLNSEKAGEIIKGDIEEWLKRVFW
- the cobB gene encoding NAD-dependent protein deacetylase — its product is MIKEVARLLVSAKFAIAFTGAGISAESGIPTFRGKNGLWNRYRPEELATPEAFKRNPKLVWEFYKWRIKKILEARPNPAHMALAELEKLGIIKAVITQNVDDLHREAGTENLIELHGNIFRVRCTKCDFKEYVKGKRLLEEILEEDLPKCPNCGSLLRPDVVWFGEPLPEKELNEAFRLAEKSDVIIVIGTSGLVYPAAYVPYIVKESGGTVVEVNIENSAITPIADFFLKGKAGEVLPKIAQEIRRLSK